One Fibrobacter sp. UWB10 DNA segment encodes these proteins:
- a CDS encoding P-loop NTPase fold protein — MSESFDFRVMDDSASDNDLLKDGTHQRIADRLFELITKSATKGLTIGLEGSWGSGKSTVVNLLRKKLEETKETFVFYMDSWAHEGDFLRRAFLESFAQQLQNCCEKDDSIQELKDKISNRVITKTIETKPVMGCIGKLCAFLLVFVVPIGFLFIDNSCDNLTIDLDASLNILFVLGVLLVLLPALIALVAYLGQLLVQLWKKRKTKEKVNKDFTLVFWSTDTTESMTNETTREPEKTSIEFENFFEQLLGKTYEKGFKNVVCVIDNLDRINPEDALKIWSTLQIFVESNNLKRSKSCKSDVWVVVPYDESGLRLLWDKKDRSQTECEKEGLPNGSGDSKETDKKKNVLCSKSFFDKSFQLRIEVPKMLFEGWENYADKIIHDSLENSFSEDQMSCVLEMLKRGRVSISDAPSPREIKTYVNQVGFLYPLHKGNASLESLCFYIDLKYLKSKSADEIKKGLLDRSILSENKVLGFVKEKTDIEKELCAILFNVNGEKGMELLIEDPVLNALNERNEEKLQKLVRNHEHAVKIFVENILAENKYDCKNYMHLLMKTFEGKLEADLLRFVVRNCDQICNQMDKIASVDDLCAIFQIVKENSENDSLYQLSKKYVAMQHELLKGDEDKSTVEKVVDSIEQVYDIVDDHDLIYIDYRQLGMKHFQQVADAVGIERSSKFGKFVRSTDSLDEDYSQKIVPNSPELALLPKFPIILACSSGCLQWNKTLQAINKLIVFRPQNNVLNTDAFVQCVEVLSALQGYELKEECDAIKSLLNRPDFWYYVSVSQKERVKLRAAYLLAKYTDDLISPQVQFTGQSLNGYNSTKAVFKEKNDEIVRYFCKKINATKKSDFIWSLAKNHTYQLIGGIIEKQLKDEEHWFFNTDKPFECFANAIEYEYSDNESVRMRLLAEFEKSAHLVANVQKAETPITTCLSACKILLESEYSTTVVEKVKRELATTKKDGWSNALNGNTELLDIVRRCKELDEQPLEELSNDFADAFKEYVKSAMSAENADCLTTEDLAGLYDCMSDSFKRYVSGEVVNEIIVRNFVVHPQIRDFLVTKLDYDVLIGKHLDAEKIIKDLVEDAKWSQLEFVVALIDKLDKRFVPKVYDANVMIKLLKSLKGKAEEGQLKIVESLCKFFNVDFDSLENAVDDNDGEES; from the coding sequence ATGAGTGAATCATTTGATTTTAGAGTTATGGATGACTCTGCTTCCGATAATGATTTATTAAAAGATGGAACTCACCAGAGAATTGCCGACAGACTTTTTGAATTGATAACGAAGTCGGCAACCAAGGGGTTGACCATTGGTCTTGAAGGAAGCTGGGGTTCTGGTAAATCGACTGTTGTAAATCTATTAAGAAAGAAACTGGAAGAAACGAAAGAGACTTTCGTTTTCTACATGGATTCGTGGGCGCATGAGGGCGATTTCTTGCGCAGAGCATTTCTTGAAAGTTTTGCCCAGCAACTGCAGAATTGTTGTGAAAAAGATGATTCTATACAAGAGCTAAAAGATAAAATAAGCAATAGAGTTATAACAAAGACAATAGAAACAAAGCCTGTAATGGGATGTATTGGAAAGCTATGCGCTTTTTTGCTTGTCTTTGTTGTGCCTATAGGATTTTTATTTATAGATAATAGTTGTGATAATCTAACGATAGACCTTGATGCTTCGTTAAATATACTTTTTGTATTAGGTGTTTTATTAGTTCTTCTTCCAGCATTAATTGCATTAGTCGCTTATTTAGGTCAATTGCTTGTTCAGTTGTGGAAGAAAAGAAAAACAAAGGAAAAAGTTAATAAAGATTTTACGCTTGTTTTTTGGTCGACCGATACTACTGAATCTATGACAAATGAAACAACAAGGGAACCGGAAAAGACCTCTATAGAATTTGAGAATTTTTTTGAACAACTCCTTGGAAAAACTTATGAAAAAGGGTTTAAAAATGTTGTTTGTGTTATAGATAATTTGGATAGAATAAATCCTGAAGATGCTCTGAAAATTTGGTCAACTCTTCAGATATTTGTAGAATCGAATAACTTAAAAAGAAGTAAGTCTTGCAAGAGTGATGTTTGGGTTGTTGTTCCTTATGACGAGTCTGGATTAAGATTGTTGTGGGATAAAAAAGATAGGTCGCAAACTGAATGCGAGAAAGAAGGATTACCTAACGGAAGTGGTGATTCAAAGGAAACAGATAAAAAGAAAAACGTTCTTTGTTCTAAATCATTTTTTGATAAAAGTTTCCAGTTAAGAATTGAAGTCCCGAAAATGCTTTTTGAAGGATGGGAAAACTATGCTGACAAAATTATACATGATTCTTTAGAAAATAGTTTCAGTGAAGATCAAATGTCGTGTGTGCTGGAAATGCTTAAGCGAGGTCGAGTAAGCATTAGCGATGCGCCTAGTCCCCGCGAAATAAAAACATATGTGAACCAAGTTGGTTTTCTATACCCCTTGCATAAGGGAAATGCCTCTTTAGAATCCTTGTGCTTTTATATTGATTTGAAGTATTTGAAATCCAAGTCGGCAGATGAAATCAAAAAAGGTTTGTTGGATCGGAGTATTTTGTCTGAAAACAAGGTGCTTGGTTTTGTAAAAGAAAAAACGGATATCGAAAAAGAGTTGTGTGCAATTCTCTTTAATGTGAATGGTGAAAAAGGAATGGAACTTCTTATAGAAGATCCTGTTCTAAATGCATTGAATGAGAGAAATGAAGAAAAGCTACAAAAGTTAGTCCGCAATCATGAACATGCTGTGAAGATTTTTGTTGAAAATATTTTGGCAGAGAATAAATATGATTGCAAAAATTATATGCATTTGTTAATGAAAACATTTGAGGGAAAACTAGAAGCTGATTTGTTGCGGTTTGTTGTTCGTAATTGCGACCAAATATGCAACCAAATGGATAAAATTGCCTCAGTTGATGATTTATGTGCCATTTTCCAGATTGTGAAAGAAAACTCGGAAAACGATTCGCTGTATCAGTTGTCAAAAAAATATGTTGCAATGCAACATGAACTTCTCAAAGGAGATGAAGATAAATCAACTGTAGAAAAAGTTGTTGATTCTATTGAACAGGTTTATGACATTGTTGACGACCATGATTTAATTTATATTGATTACAGACAATTAGGAATGAAACATTTCCAACAGGTCGCGGATGCCGTTGGGATAGAAAGATCGTCAAAATTCGGAAAATTTGTAAGAAGTACAGATTCTTTGGATGAGGATTATTCCCAAAAAATTGTACCGAACTCCCCAGAATTAGCGCTGTTGCCTAAATTTCCTATTATTCTTGCGTGCAGTTCTGGCTGCTTGCAATGGAATAAAACTTTGCAGGCGATAAATAAATTGATTGTTTTTAGGCCTCAGAATAATGTTTTGAATACGGATGCTTTTGTACAGTGTGTTGAGGTTTTATCAGCATTGCAAGGTTATGAATTGAAGGAAGAATGTGACGCTATAAAATCTTTACTGAATAGACCCGACTTCTGGTACTATGTGTCGGTGTCTCAAAAAGAACGTGTGAAATTGAGAGCTGCATACCTATTGGCTAAATATACCGACGATTTGATTTCGCCCCAAGTTCAATTTACGGGACAGTCGCTAAATGGGTATAATTCTACTAAGGCTGTCTTTAAAGAGAAGAATGATGAAATTGTAAGATATTTTTGCAAAAAAATAAATGCGACGAAAAAATCTGATTTTATTTGGTCCCTTGCGAAGAATCATACATATCAATTGATTGGTGGAATCATTGAAAAGCAGTTGAAGGATGAGGAACATTGGTTCTTCAATACCGATAAACCTTTTGAATGTTTTGCCAACGCTATTGAATATGAATATTCAGATAATGAAAGCGTAAGAATGCGATTGTTGGCTGAGTTTGAAAAATCTGCACATTTAGTGGCAAATGTGCAGAAAGCAGAGACTCCTATAACAACTTGTTTAAGTGCGTGCAAAATTCTTTTGGAAAGCGAATACTCTACAACTGTTGTTGAAAAGGTGAAACGTGAACTTGCCACGACGAAAAAGGATGGTTGGTCTAATGCATTGAATGGCAATACCGAACTTCTGGATATTGTACGAAGGTGCAAAGAACTTGATGAGCAACCGCTAGAAGAATTATCAAATGATTTTGCAGATGCTTTTAAAGAGTATGTCAAGTCGGCAATGAGTGCTGAAAATGCTGACTGTTTAACAACGGAAGATTTGGCTGGTCTTTATGATTGTATGAGTGATTCTTTCAAGAGGTATGTATCTGGCGAAGTTGTGAATGAAATCATTGTGCGAAATTTTGTCGTGCACCCTCAAATAAGAGATTTCCTTGTCACAAAGTTAGACTATGATGTGTTAATCGGAAAACATCTAGATGCAGAAAAGATTATAAAGGATCTTGTCGAAGATGCTAAGTGGAGCCAACTTGAATTTGTTGTTGCTTTGATAGATAAACTTGATAAACGATTTGTTCCAAAAGTTTATGATGCGAATGTTATGATAAAACTCCTGAAATCTTTAAAAGGTAAAGCAGAAGAAGGTCAATTGAAAATTGTTGAGTCGCTATGTAAGTTTTTTAATGTAGATTTTGATTCGTTAGAAAATGCCGTAGATGACAATGATGGTGAAGAATCTTAA
- a CDS encoding DUF3467 domain-containing protein, with the protein MAENKQPQIEWNDKDMRTTYVNATNVVAGREEVMMILGVNRAWQMNQEKVDVAISDRIVMNPYTAKRLAIMLSATVRAYEKKYGPLDIGVNTAPAAAPAASAAAKATGKSAK; encoded by the coding sequence ATGGCAGAAAACAAGCAGCCGCAAATCGAATGGAACGACAAGGACATGCGCACCACCTACGTGAACGCGACCAACGTGGTGGCCGGACGCGAAGAGGTGATGATGATTCTCGGCGTGAATCGCGCATGGCAGATGAACCAGGAAAAGGTCGATGTCGCCATCTCCGACCGAATTGTGATGAACCCCTACACGGCAAAGCGCCTCGCCATTATGCTCAGCGCCACCGTGCGCGCCTACGAAAAGAAGTACGGCCCGCTCGACATCGGCGTGAACACCGCCCCGGCGGCAGCCCCTGCCGCCTCCGCGGCCGCCAAGGCCACTGGCAAGTCGGCCAAGTAA
- a CDS encoding HNH endonuclease signature motif containing protein yields MTEEEIDAVWEKGRKVPDYDPSKFRKDACGAWIARDQFGKTDAEFGWEVDHIYPQALGGGDDPENKRPLHFKNNRSKGVDYPSYKSVVTARGNKNVEQERVLRVNKNKMELLNSKYGAPNA; encoded by the coding sequence ATGACCGAAGAAGAAATTGATGCTGTTTGGGAAAAAGGCCGGAAAGTGCCGGACTATGACCCTTCCAAGTTTAGGAAGGATGCCTGCGGTGCGTGGATTGCGCGAGATCAGTTTGGCAAAACAGATGCCGAATTCGGGTGGGAAGTTGACCATATTTATCCCCAGGCTTTAGGCGGCGGCGATGATCCTGAAAACAAAAGACCGCTACATTTTAAGAATAACCGAAGCAAAGGTGTTGATTACCCTTCATATAAATCTGTTGTGACTGCTCGTGGAAATAAAAATGTTGAGCAAGAACGTGTATTGCGTGTGAATAAGAATAAGATGGAACTCTTGAACTCTAAGTATGGAGCGCCCAATGCTTGA